GAGTTCTCTTTTGAGTTAATTATAGAGTCATATTAAGATAATGTAAGTTTTATAAAAGGTTATATTTCAAATTGAATTAACAAAACTTGCTATAAGCTGAAATTAAATTTTCAGCAATCATTTGAGCAGATCTCCCTTCAATATGATGACGCTCTAGCATGTGTACCAACTCGCCATCTTTAAATAATGCCACTGCCGGTGATGATGGGGGGAAAGGAATCATATATTCTCTTGCTTTTTGAGTAGCCTCTTTATCAACACCTGCAAAAACAGTTGCTAAATGATCAGGTTTTTTATCAAATTGTAAAGAGGCTAAAGTTCCCGGCCTGGCTGTTCCGGCAGCACACCCGCAAACAGAATTTACTATTACTAAAGTAGTTCCTTTTTTTGCAAACGTATTTTCAACATCTTTTACTGTAGACAAAGTAGAAAAGCCATTATTAGTCAGCTCTTCGCGCATCGGTTTTACTAATTCTTCCGGATACATAATTTTTTAAAAATTTTAGATTACAAAGATACGGATTATAATATTCATTTTAACTTTTGTTTTTTTCAAAAAAATACAGTTGAAAAGATAGAAAGTTGAAAAGTGTAAAAACTTATATGAAGTTAGTTAGAACTTTTTAAACAGACTTTGAAAGAGTAAATTGACTAAGTCTGAAATAGGTTATTTTTAATGTACGTATGTAGGTTTAATAAAACAAAAACCACACACGCAGGAATTACCCAGCCTAAACTTTGAGATGATAAAGGAATTA
This window of the Flavobacteriaceae bacterium genome carries:
- a CDS encoding BrxA/BrxB family bacilliredoxin — translated: MYPEELVKPMREELTNNGFSTLSTVKDVENTFAKKGTTLVIVNSVCGCAAGTARPGTLASLQFDKKPDHLATVFAGVDKEATQKAREYMIPFPPSSPAVALFKDGELVHMLERHHIEGRSAQMIAENLISAYSKFC